A genomic stretch from Pirellulales bacterium includes:
- a CDS encoding BON domain-containing protein encodes MLNADALATNADDGLEQKVIRFLQETYVPGLRRLAVKARGGIVELSGQVQTYYEKQLCNRCCGRIPGLKKLVNAVEVA; translated from the coding sequence ATGTTGAATGCCGATGCGCTTGCAACGAACGCTGATGATGGACTGGAGCAGAAAGTAATCCGCTTCTTGCAGGAAACATATGTGCCTGGTTTGCGACGCTTGGCTGTGAAAGCGCGCGGTGGAATTGTCGAGCTGAGCGGGCAGGTTCAAACCTATTACGAAAAACAGTTGTGCAACCGGTGCTGCGGCAGGATACCAGGATTGAAAAAACTGGTGAATGCCGTCGAAGTTGCATGA
- a CDS encoding response regulator transcription factor has translation MSVKLLIADDHEAVRAGLKSMLQGSDIKIVAEASSGDTAIRLTLKHNPQVVLLDVRMSDGDGLTALSRIKLERPEMPVLMFSAFDNPAYVARAVALGASGYVLKSASKDKLIDAIRNVAKGETIWAREELRRVTGALATPRLASDIDVPLTKRESEVLKQLAKGSTNKQIADELDISYETVKEHVQHILRKIGVTDRTQAAVWSVRKGLN, from the coding sequence ATGAGCGTTAAGCTATTGATTGCCGACGATCATGAAGCAGTTCGAGCCGGTCTGAAAAGTATGCTGCAAGGAAGCGACATAAAAATCGTCGCCGAAGCATCCAGCGGCGACACTGCCATCCGATTAACCCTAAAACACAATCCACAGGTCGTCCTGCTCGATGTGCGGATGTCCGATGGCGACGGGCTTACCGCACTGAGCCGCATTAAGCTAGAGCGGCCGGAAATGCCGGTGCTCATGTTCTCGGCGTTCGACAATCCAGCCTACGTTGCCAGGGCTGTTGCCCTGGGCGCAAGCGGTTATGTGCTGAAGAGTGCGAGTAAGGACAAGCTGATCGACGCGATTCGAAATGTCGCCAAGGGAGAAACGATCTGGGCTCGCGAAGAACTCCGCCGCGTGACTGGGGCACTGGCGACTCCACGGCTGGCCAGCGACATCGACGTTCCACTCACCAAACGCGAAAGCGAAGTGCTGAAGCAACTGGCCAAAGGCTCGACAAACAAGCAGATTGCCGACGAACTGGACATCAGCTATGAAACCGTCAAGGAGCACGTCCAACATATTCTTCGCAAGATCGGCGTAACAGACCGCACGCAAGCGGCCGTGTGGTCGGTTCGAAAAGGCCTGAATTGA